Within Cetobacterium sp. NK01, the genomic segment TATTATAAAATTGTACTCTTACATTGCAATAATAAGACAAGCTGACTTTATGGTATTGAAAAAAATCCATACGCCCTAAAAATTTAGAGGTATAAAAAATTCAAGGGATTCCTTCCGTAAATCCTATGGTCAGTTTCTTATTCTACAGTTAAGCAAAAAATTACATTACAAAAAAGTGAAAATTTCACTAGATGCCAAAAATTATATTTAATTTTGATTAATTTTTAGCGTCTATCTTCATCTTTCACCTCCATTTTTTTTAAATTGTATCATATAAATAGATGATATACAAGAACTTAAATCTAAACTTTCTCAGTTTTCAATGATACGATTTCGGGAAAAAAACGGAGCTTGGCCTATAGATGAAGAATCTAAAAAAATAGACAATGTAGTTTCATTACAGTACAAGCAGATCCAGAAGTTAAAGGAATACAAGGAAATACTTATAGATAATGCGGTTACAGGAAAAATAAAAGTGGGGGATTATCATGCGAAGCAAGACTAACGAACAGGCATTAGAATCAGCAATCCAGAGGGCTCTTACTGGAATTATAAGTGAAGAACATGTTGAGGATGAAATAGGAGAGACAAGTTTTTCTTTTGGTGGAAATGGATATCTGCTAGGTTTTCCAAGAGATTTCAACAAGAAATATGCAGTAGATGAAGTAAGACTTTGGAATTTCCTTGAGACTACCCATAAAGAAGAACTAGAAAAGCTGAAAAAACATTCGGACTATAAACTTAAAATCCTTGAAAGACTGGATAGAATTATCAAGAAGGACGGAATTTTAAAAGTTTTGAAAAAGGGTATCCAAATTGACGATGCACACTTTACAATGTTTTATCAGCTACCATTGGAAAGTAGTAGTAACAAGGTAAAGGAAAATTTTCAGAAAAATCAGTTCAGTATAACAAGGCAGCTGCAATACAACGAAAAGAACCCTCTTCAGGAAATAGATATGGTTCTATTTATTAATGGACTAGCAGTGATTACCATGGAGCTGAAAAATGCTTGGACGGGGCAGACAGCAAGGGTTCATGGAATAAAGCAGTATAAGGAAGATAGAGATATAACCCAGCCTCTTCTTAATTTTGGAAGATGTATAGTCCACTTTGCAGTAGATACAGACGAGGTATATATGACTACGAGATTAGACGAAAAAAAAACCTTCTTTCTGCCCTTCAATAAGGGAAATAACAATGGAAAGGGGAATCCTGTAAATCTCTTTGGACACAGAAGCGATTATCTCTGGAAAGAGGTTTTAAGCAGAGAGAGCTTAGCAAACATTATCCAGCATTTTGTGACTCTAGAAGGAAAAAACACGGACCCCCTAAGCAAGAAGAGGATAATATTTCCGAGATATCATCAGCTGGATGTAGTAAGGAAGCTTCTTGCTGATGTTGGAAAAAATGGAGCAGGACAAACTTATCTTATACAGCATTCTGCAGGTTCAGGAAAGTCTAATTCTATAACGTGGGCTGCATACCAGTTGATAGAAGCCTACCCAGAGAACATTCAAGTAGTAGAAGGACAATCAGCAGACCAGCCTATATTTGACTCGGTCATAGTTGTAACCGATAGAAAACTTTTAGACAAACAACTTAGGGATAACATAAAGGAATTTTCCGAAGTAAAAAATATCGTAGCTCCAGCTTACTACTCCAAGGATTTGAAAGAGGCACTGGAGAATGGAAAGAAGATAATAATAACCACAATTCAGAAATTTCCATTCATAGTAGATGGTATAGCAGATCTGAGTAGCAAAAGATTTGCCGTAATAATAGATGAGGCCCACAGCTCTCAAAGCGGAACTGCTGCCGGAAAGATGAATGAGGCTATGGGAAATTGTCAGGAAGATGAGAATGAAGAAGATATTCAGGACAAGATTTTAAAAGCTATTCAAGCAAGAAAGATGAAGGGAAATGCTTCATATTTTGCCTTTACAGCCACTCCAAAAAATACTACGCTGGAAAGATTTGGAAGACAGGACGCAGAAGGAAAATTCAAACCGTTCCATCTATATTCAATGAAGCAGGCGATAGAGGAAGGATTTATCTTGGATGTGTTAGCTAACTATACAACCTATAGGAGTTACTATGAGATAGAAAAATCAATAACTGAAAATCCTCTCTTCGATTCTAAAAAGGCTCAAAGAAAGCTGCGTATCTATGTAGAGGCAAATAAAGCTACAATAGGAACCAAGGCTGAAATAATGATGGAGCACTTCATCTCTAAAATCTTCAGCACCAAGAAGCTGAAGGGCAAGGCTAAAGGAATGGTGGTAACCCAGAATATCGAATCTGCTATAAGGTATTACAAGGCAATAGAAAAATACCTGAAGGAACATGGCAATCCATTTAAAGTCGCGATAGCCTTTTCAGGAAAGAAAATAGTGGATGGAATCGAATATACGGAAACTGATATTAACGGTTTTCCTGAAACAGAAACTTCAAAAGAATTTGACAACGATGACTACAGAATTCTGGTAGTTGCAAACAAATATCTGACTGGCTTTGACCAGCCGAAGCTCTGTGCAATGTATGTGGACAAGAAACTTCAGGGAGTGTTAGCAGTACAGGCTTTATCAAGGCTTAATCGTTCAGCAAATGATCTTGGCAAGAAGACAGAAGATCTTTTTATTTTGGACTTTTTCAATACAACAGCTGAAATTAAGGATTCCTTTGATCCCTTCTATACAGCTACATCTTTAAGCGGTGCAACAGATATAAATATTCTTCATGACTTAAAGGAGAAGCTGGATGAAACAGGAGTGTATGACTGGCATGAAGTTGAAGATTTTATAGAAAAATATTTTAGCGGAGTAGATGCCCAGGAACTAAGCCCTATCATAGATTATTCTGCTCAAAGATTTAATGAGGAGTTAGAGCTTGA encodes:
- a CDS encoding type I restriction endonuclease subunit R translates to MRSKTNEQALESAIQRALTGIISEEHVEDEIGETSFSFGGNGYLLGFPRDFNKKYAVDEVRLWNFLETTHKEELEKLKKHSDYKLKILERLDRIIKKDGILKVLKKGIQIDDAHFTMFYQLPLESSSNKVKENFQKNQFSITRQLQYNEKNPLQEIDMVLFINGLAVITMELKNAWTGQTARVHGIKQYKEDRDITQPLLNFGRCIVHFAVDTDEVYMTTRLDEKKTFFLPFNKGNNNGKGNPVNLFGHRSDYLWKEVLSRESLANIIQHFVTLEGKNTDPLSKKRIIFPRYHQLDVVRKLLADVGKNGAGQTYLIQHSAGSGKSNSITWAAYQLIEAYPENIQVVEGQSADQPIFDSVIVVTDRKLLDKQLRDNIKEFSEVKNIVAPAYYSKDLKEALENGKKIIITTIQKFPFIVDGIADLSSKRFAVIIDEAHSSQSGTAAGKMNEAMGNCQEDENEEDIQDKILKAIQARKMKGNASYFAFTATPKNTTLERFGRQDAEGKFKPFHLYSMKQAIEEGFILDVLANYTTYRSYYEIEKSITENPLFDSKKAQRKLRIYVEANKATIGTKAEIMMEHFISKIFSTKKLKGKAKGMVVTQNIESAIRYYKAIEKYLKEHGNPFKVAIAFSGKKIVDGIEYTETDINGFPETETSKEFDNDDYRILVVANKYLTGFDQPKLCAMYVDKKLQGVLAVQALSRLNRSANDLGKKTEDLFILDFFNTTAEIKDSFDPFYTATSLSGATDINILHDLKEKLDETGVYDWHEVEDFIEKYFSGVDAQELSPIIDYSAQRFNEELELEDKEKIDYKIKAKQFVKIYSQMASIIPYEIPDWEKLFWFLKFLIPKLKVKTREDELLDELLETVDLSSYGLERTKLNVTISLEDAEAEVDPQNPNMRGAHGMEEEKDHLDEIIKNFNERYFQGWKATPEEQKVKFVSLMKDIKEHKDYEEKVAKNKDTQNRDLAFTKILEDVMREHRRKEIELYKNFVNDSVFRNAFENSMKNAVMNELIFKDII